A single window of Gloeocapsa sp. PCC 73106 DNA harbors:
- a CDS encoding ABC transporter ATP-binding protein gives MTRLNRSLREEQKASFMNDFLVVENVSKTYSKANGEQLVVLKDINFSVGSEEYISVIGHSGCGKSTLVRIVAGLERQSAGFLTLDGKEIRKPGAERMMVFQGYSLLPWLTVRENIHLAVDEVFKKASRAEKNSIVEEHLTMVKLTHAGDKYPDELSGGMKQRVGLARALATRPKMLLLDEPFGALDALTRPNLQQQVIDIWENHRQAVIMITHDVEEAVFMSDRVIMMTNGPSATIGKIMDIPLPRPRDRHQLQDCAQYFELRKEALNFLEDYQ, from the coding sequence ATGACTCGACTCAATCGATCTTTACGAGAAGAACAAAAGGCCTCTTTTATGAATGACTTTTTAGTGGTCGAAAATGTGTCAAAAACCTATTCTAAAGCCAATGGAGAGCAATTGGTTGTTCTTAAAGACATCAACTTTTCGGTAGGATCAGAAGAATATATTTCTGTTATTGGTCACTCAGGATGTGGTAAATCAACTTTAGTAAGGATAGTAGCTGGTTTAGAAAGACAATCTGCAGGTTTCCTAACTTTAGATGGTAAAGAGATTCGTAAACCAGGCGCAGAGAGAATGATGGTGTTTCAAGGCTATTCCCTACTTCCCTGGTTAACAGTGCGAGAAAATATTCACTTAGCAGTAGATGAAGTATTTAAAAAAGCCAGTCGGGCTGAAAAAAATAGCATTGTTGAGGAACATCTGACCATGGTCAAGTTAACTCATGCAGGTGACAAGTATCCCGACGAACTCTCAGGGGGTATGAAACAAAGAGTAGGATTAGCTAGAGCGTTAGCGACACGTCCCAAAATGCTTTTGTTGGATGAACCTTTTGGAGCTTTAGATGCTTTGACCAGACCTAATTTACAACAGCAGGTAATCGATATTTGGGAAAATCATCGCCAAGCGGTAATTATGATTACCCATGATGTAGAGGAAGCTGTATTTATGAGCGATCGCGTGATCATGATGACCAATGGACCAAGCGCAACTATTGGTAAAATTATGGATATTCCTTTACCTCGACCGCGCGATCGCCATCAATTGCAAGATTGCGCCCAATATTTCGAACTGCGCAAGGAAGCATTGAATTTTCTCGAAGAC